The following proteins are co-located in the Flammeovirga kamogawensis genome:
- a CDS encoding BatD family protein, producing the protein MVKKIVLLCSLLVFALCTYGQKPFATVSLNRTYAFEQQPIKATIKVYSPTWFTDGLEFGELKVNGAFIIPFTNSVAGNEIINNHSYAMITYYYLVFPYKVGELEFPELEMTAFIPPKGDFEGKPTTLRTSSKVIHVRSLPASDKPAFVANSAYLNDYWNKDFKNLKVGDVLERTVTVTGFKTIANFIPSIAIDSVTYAKRYLNSNLTDQQIDNKKETLKSTRTEKYSYLFTKAGDYEMPGSEITYFNPFTGKYKTVRSKAMKIHVDTSSNLGIVGSIADSLAALQPSIATDDTPKVPLKEQIIEFIVEHKYQLLAVVIFLIVYKRLFRLLRILLFRMKEKRRMYLLSEGYAFKKALQKSRSKNPYLYLQRVYNWLLHTQEQQVSITQQAKEVGDEKALKKHQELFKALNSEGIKNVPSSFSSFSSVLIHLRNRIQNLKKKRTSKLEDWD; encoded by the coding sequence ATGGTAAAAAAAATAGTACTTCTCTGTAGTTTACTCGTTTTTGCTTTGTGTACTTATGGACAAAAGCCTTTTGCAACTGTATCATTAAATAGAACTTATGCATTTGAGCAACAACCTATAAAAGCGACTATTAAGGTGTATTCTCCAACTTGGTTTACCGATGGATTAGAGTTTGGTGAACTTAAAGTAAATGGTGCATTTATTATACCTTTTACCAATTCAGTAGCAGGAAATGAAATAATAAATAACCATAGCTATGCCATGATTACTTATTACTATTTAGTTTTTCCTTATAAAGTTGGGGAGTTGGAATTTCCTGAATTAGAAATGACTGCTTTTATTCCACCTAAAGGAGATTTTGAAGGAAAACCAACTACTTTAAGAACATCTTCTAAAGTGATACATGTACGAAGTTTACCAGCATCAGATAAGCCTGCTTTTGTAGCAAATTCAGCTTATTTAAATGATTATTGGAACAAAGATTTTAAAAATTTAAAAGTAGGCGATGTTTTAGAACGAACTGTAACCGTAACAGGCTTTAAGACTATTGCTAATTTTATTCCGAGTATTGCTATTGATAGTGTAACTTATGCTAAAAGGTATTTAAACTCTAACCTTACAGATCAGCAAATTGATAATAAGAAAGAGACCTTAAAAAGTACAAGAACAGAGAAATATTCTTATTTATTTACCAAAGCAGGAGATTATGAAATGCCTGGATCAGAAATAACATATTTTAACCCATTTACAGGGAAATATAAAACGGTTAGATCAAAGGCTATGAAAATCCATGTAGATACCTCTTCTAATTTAGGAATAGTAGGTTCAATTGCTGATAGTCTTGCTGCTTTACAACCGTCAATAGCTACAGATGATACACCTAAAGTACCTTTAAAAGAACAAATTATAGAGTTTATTGTAGAGCATAAATATCAACTACTAGCGGTTGTTATTTTTCTGATAGTCTATAAAAGATTATTTAGACTACTGCGAATATTACTGTTTAGAATGAAAGAAAAAAGGAGGATGTACTTATTATCTGAAGGTTATGCTTTTAAAAAAGCTCTTCAAAAGTCGAGAAGTAAAAATCCTTATTTGTACTTACAAAGGGTTTATAATTGGCTTTTACATACTCAAGAACAGCAAGTGAGTATTACACAACAAGCCAAAGAGGTAGGCGATGAAAAAGCTTTAAAAAAACACCAAGAATTATTTAAGGCACTAAATTCCGAGGGTATAAAAAATGTACCTTCATCATTTTCATCATTTTCATCAGTGTTAATTCATCTTAGAAATCGTATTCAAAATCTAAAGAAAAAAAGGACTTCTAAATTAGAAGATTGGGATTGA